One Lycium barbarum isolate Lr01 chromosome 5, ASM1917538v2, whole genome shotgun sequence genomic window carries:
- the LOC132642340 gene encoding toMV resistance protein Tm-2(2)-like, translating into MAEILLTAVINKCAEIAGYLLIQEGPCLYWLKEDVEWLQREARHIQSYLGDANGKLVGGDLRVKNLIKDIEELAGDMEDILDEFLPKIESHKREGALGCLKELACVLCHTRFSNKFSMEIEKIKRRVNEINRVRTTFGITDTSNKNDRCDYIPLDRGRLFLHTDETEVIGLDDDFNMLQVKLLDQDSRYEVISIIGMPGVGKTTLAKKLYKHVYNQFECSALVYVSQQPRLGEIFLDIGKQVGLTEEERKDNLEDNLRSLLKRKRYVLLLDDIWNVEIWDDLKLVVSECHSRTNSKIIITSRNSDVGRYIGGNNSLHMLQPLDSKKSIELFTNRIFTFDNNYWENVSSDLENIGKEIVERCDGMPLAIVLIAGMLRARERTEHAWNSVLETMGQNIQDQCANILALSYNDLPTALRPCFLYCGLFPEDHEIPAFDLINMWIAEKFIVVGTSNRREVEDIAEDFLNNLVSRNLIQVSRRTFQGRIASCRIHDLLHSLCVTLARKINFFLTKDNPQDDLGSVTRLRRLAFYSGGVDEFFSSYAKPKKLRALLYFSEDNYPSSLKTHLNMKLLRVLSMHIPESNSRRPVSIPEGIGNLSCLGYLKLWGPNFVGNIPRSIVKFKHLLTLDIEWTNLRIAFDVMEMKQLRHLRISQFVQPMYMSSTIFSSVNALLPNLQTLMGMDVCYMKSGWLHQLTNLRKLSLNVNNDSIVEVLSTQRMAILPKLEVLKLKSLLQGYQHDQQINLSSYDKLRKLSLLYTDLKIVDFEALPAKLAKLSLRYVQLDTNHISMIKRLPKLKILKSRNCWLPYGESTLDLSGVDRFMQLEVLHIIGQNSWDVVTVDELAVPKLKKVIVSHAPNIRLSERLARLRI; encoded by the coding sequence ATGGCTGAAATTCTTCTTACAGCAGTCATCAACAAATGTGCAGAAATAGCTGGATATCTACTTATTCAAGAAGGGCCATGCTTATATTGGTTGAAAGAGGACGTTGAATGGCTCCAACGAGAAGCGAGACACATTCAATCTTACCTAGGAGATGCAAATGGAAAGTTAGTTGGAGGAGATTTGAGGGTGAAAAACTTGATAAAGGATATTGAAGAACTTGCAGGTGATATGGAGGATATCTTAGATGAGTTCCTTCCCAAAATTGAATCGCATAAGAGAGAAGGAGCACTTGGTTGTCTTAAAGAGTTAGCTTGTGTTCTTTGTCATACTCGCTTTTCCAATAAGTTTTCTATGGAGATTGAGAAGATAAAAAGAAGGGTTAATGAGATTAATCGTGTGAGGACAACTTTTGGTATCACCGATACAAGTAACAAGAATGATCGATGTGATTACATTCCATTGGATCGTGGAAGATTATTTCTTCATACTGACGAGACAGAGGTGATTGGTTTGGATGATGACTTTAATATGCTACAAGTCAAACTACTTGATCAAGATTCGCGATATGAAGTAATTTCGATCATTGGCATGCCTGGTGTGGGCAAAACAACTCTTGCCAAGAAACTTTATAAACATGTCTATAATCAATTCGAGTGTTCAGCACTGGTCTATGTTTCACAACAGCCAAGATTGGGAGAAATCTTTCTTGACATAGGCAAACAAGTTGGACTGACGGAAGAGGAAAGGAAAGATAACTTGGAGGACAACCTGCGATCacttttgaaaagaaaaaggtaTGTTCTACTCTTGGATGATATTTGGAATGTTGAAATTTGGGATGACCTGAAACTTGTCGTTTCtgaatgtcattcaagaacaaaCAGTAAAATAATTATAACATCTCGGAATAGCGATGTAGGCAGATATATAGGAGGGAATAACTCGCTTCACATGTTGCAACCCCTAGATTCAAAGAAAAGCATTGAACTCTTTACCAATAGGATTTTCACTTTTGATAATAATTATTGGGAGAATGTTTCATCAGATTTGGAAAACATCGGTAAAGAGATAGTTGAGAGATGTGATGGTATGCCACTAGCCATTGTGTTGATTGCAGGCATGTTAAGGGCAAGGGAGAGAACTGAACATGCATGGAATAGCGTACTTGAGACTATGGGTCAAAATATTCAAGATCAATGTGCTAATATATTGGCTCTAAGTTATAATGATTTGCCCACTGCATTAAGGCCATGTTTTTTGTATTGCGGTCTTTTTCCCGAGGACCACGAAATTCCTGCATTTGATCTTATAAATATGTGGATTGCTGAGAAGTTCATAGTAGTGGGTACGAGCAATAGGAGAGAAGTTGAGGATATAGCAGAGGATTTCTTAAATAATTTGGTTTCAAGAAATCTTATTCAAGTTTCAAGGAGAACATTTCAGGGAAGAATTGCGAGTTGTCGCATACATGATTTGCTACATAGTTTGTGTGTCACATTGGCCCGGAAAATTAACTTCTTTCTCACCAAGGACAATCCACAAGATGATCTTGGTAGTGTCACTAGGTTGCGAAGGCTTGCATTCTACTCTGGTGGTGTTGATGAATTCTTCTCTTCATATGCCAAGCCTAAGAAGCTTCGCGCCCTCTTGTATTTCAGTGAAGACAATTACCCATCTTCTCTTAAAACTCATCTTAACATGAAGTTATTGCGAGTGTTGTCTATGCATATTCCTGAGAGTAATTCCCGGAGGCCTGTCAGTATCCCGGAAGGAATTGGGAATTTGAGTTGCTTAGGCTATCTCAAATTATGGGGTCCAAACTTCGTTGGTAACATACCACGTAGTATTGTCAAATTCAAACATTTATTGACCCTAGATATTGAATGGACCAATCTACGCATTGCTTTTGATGTTATGGAGATGAAACAATTGAGACATcttcgtatttcacaatttgttcAGCCAATGTACATGTCAAGCACAATATTCTCCTCAGTCAATGCGTTATTGCCTAATCTACAAACTCTAATGGGCATGGATGTTTGCTACATGAAATCAGGATGGTTGCACCAATTGACCAATCTAAGAAAATTGAGCTTAAATGTAAATAACGATTCCATTGTTGAGGTACTTTCAACTCAGCGTATGGCAATACTGCCAAAGCTAGAGGTTCTGAAGCTGAAGAGTTTGTTGCAAGGCTACCAACATGACCAACAAATCAACTTGTCTTCCTATGATAAACTTCGTAAGCTGAGTTTGTTATATACGGACTTGAAAATTGTGGATTTTGAAGCATTGCCTGCAAAACTCGCCAAGCTTTCTCTTAGGTATGTTCAACTAGATACGAATCATATATCGATGATCAAAAGACTGCCCAAATTAAAGATACTCAAATCGAGGAATTGTTGGCTTCCATATGGAGAGAGTACATTAGACCTTTCTGGTGTCGATAGATTTATGCAACTTGAAGTTCTGCACATTATTGGGCAGAACTCGTGGGACGTGGTAACCGTGGATGAGTTGGCTGTGCCAAAATTGAAGAAAGTAATAGTTTCTCATGCACCAAATATCAGGCTCTCTGAACGGCTGGCCAGGCTGAGAATATAA
- the LOC132640575 gene encoding uncharacterized protein LOC132640575, whose translation MELDLDSFLETHTDDDDDDHLLHHRTVDEILLNHTSSSSPSPPSSPSASDGHNYLDRRNRSVDSSFQSLRLPLELHPTEPRAESSSSKQSSEFSSPPASQNVLPPFFSGVIRSNSKPGDALAAAVAASRSIPAPRAAAIKSRKASSGVLQRALESDESAPIAPPAPIDTDVSDKNLDTFGYSGSLHEIGSEIIGLGGNRKDQFQAAQVQLSDTDNGSREVSTVDAGQDNMNVADADDVSVVDDFSNKSNLKDALSYTGTQGESPSRTEKDSIFHDSSGLDEIEDRQVQSLFGGEDNVVSADSSEEPATKEILSSPVYETLSDEDSTKKDGAEHEHENVIPQSKGEVSSNGDKTDSLNDTASIIEELVLQQESMKDSTKPQKNYQCALKPLELAEEAEKKQAFAAMHLEVGASAQPMRLDGVHRSSNVLGYFDVDDNNTITQTLLSQAFRREHGSSQVLAVHLKYIAVGMSKGSILVMPSRYSPHHADNMDAKMLTFGLPGDRSHVPVTSLSFNQQGDLLFAGYGDGHYTVWDVQRASVLKVVTEHKAPVVHLLYLGQDSQVTRQFTVLSGDTKGVVNLDRFTVYPLFNRISLSKSQELLNESNSTTLCAVSLLSGESYGGAMVASPEGGSPSLIEEGVVVLGTHQSALVAKLYPTFKVYAKIPRPDGVREGSMPYAAWKSESMSIETSEKVSLLAIAWDRRVQVAKLVKSELKVCWRWTTDSSAVGLAWLDEQILVILTATGQLCLFSKDGNLIHQRSFAMDGSCGVDLMSYHAYFSNVFGNPEKAHHNCLGVRGATLYILRPSQLVVSRLLSWKERIEVLHKAGDWMSALNMAMSLYDGQAHAVIDLPRNLDDVQKTLMPYLVQLLLSYVDEVFSYIAVTSGNQHGQSGQSNESKYDTDFVNPDIKEQYTLVGGVSVEFCLHIKRLDVLFDEIFPKYVAVNHKDTFLELLEPYILKDMLGSLPPEIMQALVEHYSTKGWLQRVEQCVLHMDMLSLDFNQVVRLCREHRLHGALIYLFNKGLDDFRTPLEELFLILRDSKIESATALGYKMLVYLKYCFEGFAFPPGRGSLPPTRVSSLKRELVQILLEEASSPNSSTAMCLDYSGPHPNLLSLLELDTEATLNVLQYAFVEGENESYSPAWNPVNSKTETTEVDISTIEGGNLVQKVVDVLAVILNLSYFQTGGSFNNKDEGCTDIWPTRKDTEYILDFISFFIASEKAKVSKDTLHQIFQYLTLGNESYPNVSGRIVETFNRKQKQLTALLEVLPEEDWDAHYLLNLCERAQQHQVCGLIHAITHQYLSALDSYMKAVDEPILAFIFVDDMLRQLRGKESDTFRSAVISRIPDLLKLNREGAFFLIVNHFGEERDYILSQLRSNPESLFLYLKTLIEVHSTGTLNFSSLRKDNASDLPCGKKKKHMSSEVYLETLSDLPKLLQNYPIHITDEMTELYIELLCRYERKSVLRFLETFESYRVERCLHLCQEYGVIDAAAFLLERVGDIGSALLLVISSLNEKFILLAAAVESEHCDTAPEHFKAILSKNEVTDILDILRTCIGLCQRNSPRLDPDEAESLWFQLLDSFCEPLMDSHDHSKISKEEECVQEGEQACIIQWKVSKSHRNAHILRKLLSVFIKEIVEGMIGYVSLPRIILKLLSDNETQEFGDFKPTILGMLGTYDFERRILDTAKSLIEDDTYSSLSLLKRGASHGYAPRSLLCCICNCPLTKDFSASSIQIFSCGHATHLQCEPQESEASFRGNSAGCPICLPRKNTEKLRSKSVLVENGLVKSISKSHQTNGMTALYPHENDGFDNSYGLQSISRFDLLLNLQKSHQSMQIENIPQLRLAPPAVYHEKVKKRNVQSAGESSNSLAKPEKPNRSKHLRDVKLKGSSLRFPLKTNIFGKEKSIKL comes from the exons ATGGAGCTTGACCTCGATTCATTTTTAGAAACACATaccgacgacgatgatgatgatcaCTTACTGCATCATCGCACTGTTGATGAAATTCTCCTAAACCACACTTCTTCTTCTTCGCCTTCTCCACCTTCTTCTCCATCAGCTTCAGATGGACACAATTATCTAGATCGTCGTAATCGCTCGGTAGACTCGTCTTTTCAATCCCTAAGACTTCCTTTAGAGTTGCACCCGACGGAGCCAAGAGCAGAGTCAAGTAGTAGCAAACAATCAAGTGAGTTTTCTTCACCACCGGCTAGCCAGAATGTGTTGCCACCGTTTTTCAGTGGGGTCATCAGATCAAATTCAAAACCCGGAGATGCCTTGGCTGCGGCTGTCGCTGCATCACGCTCCATTCCTGCACCTCGTGCAGCAGCCATCAAATCCAGAAAAGCAAGCTCTGGAGTGCTGCAAAGGGCTTTGGAAAGTGATGAATCGGCTCCCATAGCTCCTCCAGCTCCTATTGATACTGACGTTTCTGACAAAAATCTTGATACTTTTGGGTACTCAGGGTCTTTACACGAGATTGGTTCTGAGATTATTGGCTTGGGAGGTAACAGAAAGGATCAGTTTCAAGCTGCTCAAGTTCAACTAAGTGATACAGATAATGGCAGTAGGGAGGTTTCTACAGTGGATGCAGGTCAGGACAATATGAATGTCGCTGATGCAGATGATGTTTCTGTGGTGGATgatttttcaaataaaagtaaCTTGAAGGATGCTCTAAGTTATACTGGAACTCAAGGGGAATCTCCTAGTAGAACTGAAAAAGACTCTATTTTTCATGATAGCTCTGGGTTGGATGAGATTGAAGATAGACAAGTTCAATCTTTATTTGGAGGTGAAGATAATGTTGTAAGTGCGGATAGCAGCGAAGAACCTGCTACAAAGGAGATACTCTCTTCTCCAGTTTATGAAACTCTTTCTGACGAAGATTCAACTAAAAAGGATGGTGCAGAACATGAGCATGAGAATGTAATTCCACAATCTAAAGGAGAGGTCAGTTCCAATGGAGATAAAACCGATTCTTTAAACGATACTGCAAGTATCATTGAGGAGTTAGTTCTACAGCAGGAAAGTATGAAGGATAGTACAAAGCCTCAGAAAAATTACCAGTGTGCCTTGAAGCCCCTAGAATTGGCTGAGGAAGCTGAAAAAAAGCAGGCCTTCGCGGCTATGCACTTAGAAGTGGGTGCTTCTGCTCAACCAATGAGACTTGATGGTGTTCATAGGAGTTCTAATGTCTTGGGCTACTTTGATGTAGATGACAACAATACCATCACCCAAACCCTGTTATCTCAAGCTTTCAGGCGTGAACATGGATCTTCGCAGGTCCTGGCTGTTCACCTCAAATACATTGCGGTAGGAATGTCCAAAGGATCAATTCTTGTGATGCCAAGCAGATACTCTCCACATCATGCTGATAACATGGACGCTAAG ATGTTGACATTTGGATTACCGGGAGATAGATCTCATGTCCCTGTAACTTCCTTGAGCTTTAATCAGCAAGGGGATTTGCTCTTTGCAGGATATGGTGATGGGCACTATACTGTATGGGATGTGCAAAGGGCCTCTGTGCTCAAAGTTGTCACTGAACATAAAGCTCCAGTTGTGCACCTTTTGTATTTAGGGCAAGACTCTCAAGTTACTCGCCAGTTCACTGTGCTCAGCGGTGATACTAAAGGTGTAGTTAACTTAGACAGGTTTACAGTGTATCCCTTGTTCAATAGAATCTCCCTTTCGAAGTCACAG GAACTGCTAAATGAAAGCAACAGCACTACATTATGTGCTGTATCCCTACTATCtggtgaaagttatggaggtgcTATGGTGGCTTCTCCAGAGGGAGGCAGCCCTTCTTTGATTGAGGAAGGTGTGGTCGTACTTGGCACACACCAATCTGCTCTAGTG GCAAAACTTTACCCCACATTTAAAGTTTATGCTAAAATCCCACGTCCTGATGGTGTTAGGGAGGGTTCAATGCCATATGCTGCTTGGAAAT CAGAAAGTATGTCCATTGAAACATCAGAAAAAGTTTCACTGCTTGCAATTGCTTGGGATCGAAGAGTTCAGGTTGCTAAGCTGGTGAAATCAGAGCTAAAAGTTTGTTGGAGATGGACTACGGATAGCTCAGCAGTTGGGCTGGCATGGTTGGATGAACAG ATTTTGGTAATTCTCACGGCAACTGGACAGCTTTGTTTGTTTTCGAAAGATGGGAATTTGATCCACCAGAGAAGTTTTGCTATGGATGGATCTTGTGGAGTGGATCTCATGTCATACCATGCCTACTTCAGCAATGTCTTTGGAAATCCTGAGAAAGCTCATCACAATTGTTTAGGTGTCAGGGGGGCAACTTTGTACATTCTTCGGCCATCCCAGCTTGTTGTTTCACGCCTTCTTTCCTGGAAAGAACGAATAGAAGTTTTACATAAAGCAGGTGACTGGATGAGTGCACTGAACATGGCAATGTCTCTTTATGATGGTCAAGCACATGCAGTTATTGACCTTCCAAGGAATTTGGATGATGTGCAGAAGACTCTTATGCCATATCTTGTACAGTTACTGTTGTCATATGTAGATGAGGTATTCTCCTACATAGCAGTGACATCTGGCAACCAACATGGGCAGTCGGGCCAATCAAATGAATCAAAGTATGACACTGACTTTGTGAATCCTGATATTAAGGAGCAGTATACTCTGGTTGGTGGTGTTTCTGTTGAATTCTGTCTTCATATCAAGAGACTTGATGTTCTCTTTGATGAAATTTTTCCAAAGTATGTTGCTGTGAATCACAAGG ATACATTCTTGGAGCTTCTGGAGCCATATATATTGAAAGACATGCTAGGATCTTTACCACCTGAG ATAATGCAAGCACTAGTGGAGCACTATAGCACTAAAGGTTGGTTACAGCGTGTTGAACAGTGTGTTCTCCACATGGACATGTTGTCCTTGGATTTCAATCAG GTTGTTCGCCTATGCAGGGAGCATAGGTTGCATGGTGCATTGATCTACTTGTTTAACAAAGGTCTCGATGATTTTAGGACTCCTTTGGAAGAGCTCTTTTTAATTTTGCGGGATAGCAAAATAGAAAGTGCTACTGCTCTTGG GTATAAGATGCTTGTTTACCTCAAGTACTGCTTCGAAGGTTTTGCTTTTCCTCCAG GGCGTGGAAGTCTCCCTCCCACACGTGTGTCGTCTCTTAAAAGAGAGCTTGTGCAGATTTTGTTGGAGGAAGCGAGTTCTCCAAATTCTTCGACAGCAATGTGCTTAGATTACAGTGGACCGCACCCAAACCTGCTCTCTCTGTTAGAGCTCGACACAGAGGCCACCTTAAATGTTTTGCAATATGCATTTGTAGAAGGTGAAAATGAAAGTTACAGTCCTGCATGGAATCCAGTCAATTCAAAGACGGAAACAACTGAAGTAGACATTTCAACTATTGAAGGCGGAAACTTAGTTCAGAAAGTAGTAGATGTCCTTGCGGTCATTCTTAATCTGAGTTATTTCCAAACTGGTGGTTCTTTTAACAATAAAGATGAAGGATGTACTGACATTTGGCCGACAAGGAAAGATACCGAGTACATATTagattttatttccttttttattGCCTCTGAAAAAGCTAAGGTTTCAAAAGATACCCTTCATCAAATTTTTCAATACCTGACACTGGGTAACGAATCTTACCCTAATGTTTCTGGGCGGATAgttgaaaccttcaatagaaaaCAGAAGCAACTGACTGCACTTTTAGAAGTATTGCCAGAGGAGGACTGGGATGCACATTACTTACTGAATTTATGTGAGAGAGCTCAGCAGCATCAG GTCTGCGGCTTAATTCATGCCATCACGCATCAGTATCTTTCTGCTTTGGACAGTTATATGAAAGCTGTTGATGAGCCTATTCTTGCTTTCATATTTGTTGATGACATGTTGCGGCAACTGAGAGGAAAAGAATCTGATACTTTCAGATCAGCAGTCATTTCTCGAATCCCAGATCTACTCAAGTTGAACAG GGAAGGAGCTTTTTTTCTGATTGTCAATCATTTTGGAGAGGAGAGAGATTACATTTTGTCTCAGCTGCGGTCTAATCCAGAAAGTCTTTTCCTTTATCTGAAGACACTCATTGAAGTTCATTCAACGGGCACCCTAAACTTCTCTTCTTTAAGAAAAGATAATGCTTCAGACTTGCCCTGtggaaaaaagaagaaacataTGTCCTCTGAAGTGTACCTGGAAACCTTGTCTGACTTACCTAAGCTCCTGCAGAATTATCCAATTCACATAACTGATGAAATGACGGAGCTTTATATTGAG CTATTATGTAGGTACGAGCGTAAGTCAGTTCTCAGATTCTTGGAGACTTTCGAAAGCTATAGGGTGGAACGCTGCTTGCATTTATGCCAGGAGTATGGAGTTATAGATGCAGCTGCTTTCTTGTTAGAAAGGGTTGGTGACATCGGAAGTGCCCTTTTACTTGTTATATCTTCACTCAATGAAAAATTCATCCTGCTTGCTGCTGCTGTTGAAAGTGAACACTGTGATACGGCTCCTGAGCATTTCAAAGCTATTTTAAGCAAGAACGAG GTTACTGACATACTAGATATTTTGCGCACTTGTATTGGACTGTGCCAGAGGAATAGCCCCCGATTGGACCCCGATGAAGCCGAGAGTCTGTGGTTTCAATTGCTTGATTC TTTTTGTGAGCCTTTGATGGATTCACATGACCATAGTAAAATAAGTAAAGAAGAAGAATGTGTGCAAGAAGGTGAGCAGGCTTGCATAATTCAGTGGAAGGTGTCAAAATCTCATAGAAATGCTCACATCCTCAGGAAACTGCTCTCTGTGTTTATCAAAGAGATTGTTGAAGGAATGATTGGATATGTAAGCCTCCCGAGGATCATATTAAAGCTTCTTTCAGATAATGAGACACAAGAATTTGGTGATTTCAAACCTACTATACTGGGGATGCTTGGAACATATGATTTTGAGAGGCGGATTTTG GATACCGCTAAATCATTGATTGAAGATGATACATATTCCTCCTTGAGCTTACTGAAGAGAGGAGCTTCTCATGGATATGCACCGCGAAGCCTCCTCTGTTGCATTTGTAACTGTCCCCTCACAAAAGATTTCTCAGCCTCTAGCATTCAAATTTTTAGTTGTGGTCATGCAACGCATCTCCAATGCGAACCTCAGGAAAGTGAAGCATCATTCAGGGGCAACTCAGCTGGATGTCCTATTTGTCTGCCAAGAAAGAATACCGAGAAGTTGAGAAGTAAATCTGTGCTTGTGGAGAATGGATTGGTGAAGTCTATATCAAAATCCCATCAAACAAATGGGATGACTGCTCTATATCCCCATGAGAATGATGGTTTCGACAACTCCTATGGACTTCAGTCCATTTCAAGG TTTGACCTCCTCCTCAATCTTCAAAAAAGCCATCAGTCGATGCAAATAGAGAATATCCCTCAGTTGAGGCTTGCACCACCTGCTGTGTACCATGAAAAGGTTAAGAAAAGAAATGTTCAGTCAGCTGGAGAAAGCAGCAACAGTCTGGCAAAACCGGAGAAACCAAACAGGAGCAAGCATCTCAGAGATGTAAAACTGAAGGGATCATCACTACGGTTCCCTTTAAAAACAAATATATTTG GTAAAGAGAAGAGCATTAAGCTGTGA